Genomic DNA from Burkholderia plantarii:
CCGCCGCCTGGGAAATGTCGGGCGGGGAAAGGTAAAGGTGCTGCGCCAGCATCTCGCACCGATCGACCACGCGTTCCGGCACCACGATCCATCCGAGTCGCCATCCTGTCATCGCGTAATACTTCGAAAAGCTGTTGACGACGAACGCGTCGTCGGAATGCTCGAGCGCGGAGCGTTCGCGGCTGCCGTCGTTCAACCCGTGATACAGCTCCTCGCTGATATACAGGCCGCCTCGCCGCGCCGACAGATCCATCAGCGAACGCGCCGAATCCCACGGTATGACGGTTCCCGTCGGATTGGAAGGCGAACCGACCAGAATCCCGCGGGTCCGCGCCGACCAGGCTTCCTCGTATTCGCTCGCGCTCGCCCACAGGGCGCCGGACTGCGAGGCCTTCACCCCGACGATATCGCCGTTCACCACGCTGGCGAACACGGGATGCGACGGATAGCCGGGCACCGCGCTCAGCAGCGTTTCGCCGGCGCCGACGAAGCCCGCCATGATCAACATCAGGCCGGCCGACGAACCGGTGGTGACGATGATGCGACGGGCGTCGATCGACACGCCATATTTCCTGCGATAGAAATCGGCGATCGCCGCACGCAGCAATGGCCTGCCGACCGCCTCGGTATAGCGGCCCGTTCCTGCCTCGATGGCCCGCCTGGCAGCGGCCAGGACCGGCGCAGGCGTTCCGAAATCAGGCTCGCCGACGTCGAGTCGAATGATGTCGCGGCCCGCCGCGATCAATTCCTTCGCCCGCGATAACAGATGCAATGTGCGGAAAGGCTGCAGTTCGGTGGCGCGTGGTGCAAACCGCAAGGTATCCAGCATGTCTGATGAACCCATGTCGTGGTGGTTGGTAAGCTATGCGAATAAATTGAAGAACGAACCGGCGGAGCAGGATAGGATCGAAACAATGACGCGGCAAGGAGGCACGATCGCTGCGCCAGGTAACGTTTTGGTGACCTGGCCCGCGCTTGCCTTGTCGCTGCGCGCAGCGTCGCCGGTTCATTCGAGAAAGCGCGTGACGTGGTCGGCTCGTACCCGAGTCCGTCGCAGAGCGCTCCGGTGCCGGGCGTGGACGAGCAGGGCCGATGTCAGGCGCTCGAGCGCACGCAGCCCGTGCTGCCGATGGTCGGCTGCGTTGACGGTGTCGCTCGCGATTAGGTGCGCCACGGCACCACGACGCTGTTTGCCGCCCTGATGTGCTCGATGGTGCCGTGCTCGCTACCTGCAAGCCCCGTCGCCGACATCATGAATGTCGGTCGTTTCCGCGCGAGATCGACAACGACGATCACGATGTCGGGGCCGGGCCCGGCATGCGTGAGCGGTGCCGGGCGGCGTCAAATCAAGCCCCGCCGCCGCGCCCGCCGGCAGGTTCGAGCAGCCCGCAGACGACCGTCTCGGCATGGCTCGCCGCCAGGGCGTCGAGATCGGGCCGCAACGCGCTGTCGTCGGCGAACACCTCGCGGAAGAGGATCGCCATGATCATCGGTCCGACGATCGACAGCGCCTGCAGGCGCGCGTCGCCGCGCCGGACCTCGCCTCTTTTCTGCCGCTCGGTGAGCACGTCGGCCAGCAGATCGAGCACCCGGGCCACGACGTTGTCGTGCCAGATGCGCGCGAGGTCGGGAAACTTGCGCGATTCGCTGATCACCATCCGCGCGATCGCCGGCACGTCGCTGCCGGTCGCTGTCTGCGCGACCGCGCGCAGCAGCATCGGCACGAGTTCCCGCAGCGGCATTGCCGAGCCGGTTGCCGCTGCCTCCATCCCGCCGAGGTTGGCAGCGAACGCGTCGCGCGCGACCGCCCTGAACAGATCCTCCTTCGTCTCGAAATATCGATACAGGGTCCCCTTGGCGACGCCGGCGTGCCGCGCGACCTCGTCAAGCCTGGTGCCCGCATAACCGTGCCCGGCGAACACGCGGGTCGCCGCCTCGATGATCTCCGACGGGCGTGCCTCCTTGCGGCGCTTGCGCGGCGGGCGACTGGTTTCCTGTTCCATGGTGCTCCTCGTCAAGCTGGATTCGGCATCGTCGCGTCGGGTTGCGCGCGATGCGGTGGTTTCTTTACTTTTCGAGATAATGACTCTACAGTCACTATCTCCTCGTGCCTTGCCGGGTCGATCCGTGCAGGCGTGTTTCCACGACCGAAAGGAAGCGCCATGACCCAAGCTGACGTACTCATCGTCGGGGCCGGCCCCACCGGCCTCGTCCTTGCCATCTGGCTGACGAAGCAGGGCATCCCCGTGCGCATCGTCGACAAGCGTCGCGGCCCGGGAGAAACCTCGCGGGCGATGGCGGTGCAGGCCCGCACGCTCGAACTCTATCGCCAACTGGACATCGCCGACGAGGTGGTGGCCGCCGGCTACAAGACCCCGGCGATGAACATGTGGGCGCGCGGCAAGCGCAAGGCGCGGATCGCGCTGACCGATGCCGGCGAGGATATTTCACCTTACCCGTTCGTGCTCGTGTTTCCGCAGGACAAGCACGAGCGGCTGCTGCTCGCGCGGCTGCGCAGCCTCGGCGTCGAGGTCGAGCGCGAGACCGAACTGGTCGGCTTCGAGGCGCACGACGAGCACGTCGTTGCCACGCTGAGGACGCCCGACGGGCGCGAGCAGACCTGCCAGGCCAGGTTTCTGGCGGGCTGCGACGGCGCGCGTTCGACGATACGCCACGCAACCGGCAGCAGCTTCGAGGGCGGCACCTACAAGCAGATCTTCTACGTGGCCGACGTGGAGGCGAGCGGCGTCGAACCGGCCGGCGAAGCGCACATCGCGTTCGACAAGTCGGATTTCGTCCTGGTGATGGCTTACGGCGAGCCGAACCGGTACCGGCTGATCGGCACGGTGCAGGGCGAACCGGCCACGGACCCGGAGCGGCTGAGCTTCGACGACGTGGGGCACCGGGCGATCGAGGGCCTCGGCCTCGAGGTCGCCGGAGTGAACTGGTTTTCGACCTATCACGTGCATCACCGCGTGACCGAACGCTTCCGCCATGGCCGGGTGTTCCTGCTGGGGGACGCGGCTCACGTCCACAGCCCGGCGGGCGGGCAGGGGATGAACACGGGCATCGTGGACGCCATCAATCTGGCCTGGAAGCTCTCGGCCGTCCTGAAGGATCAGGCGCCCGACGCGCTGCTCGACAGCTACGACACGGAGCGGCGCGCGTTCGCCCACAAGCTGGTCGAGACGACCGACCGCGTATTCTCGTTTGCCACCGCCGAGGGCGGCTTCGCCGATTTCGTGCGGACCCGCATCGCGCCGGTGTTCGCGAGCGTCGCCTACGAGCTGGACAGCGTGCGCGACTACATGTTTCGCGTCGTGTCGCAGACCATGCTCGACTACCGCGACGGCCCGCTCGGCAGCGGCCTGGCCGGCAAGGTCGGCGGCGGCGACCGGCTGCCGTTCGTGCGCTTCGAGGCCGGTGACAACTACGGCTCCCTGACCCGCATCGCGTGGCAGGTGCATGTGTACGGCGCGCCTTCGGACGAGTTGCGGCACTGGTGCGACAGCCGAGGTATCGCACTGCATGCCTTCGCCTGGGTGGACGCGTTTGGCGAGGCCGGGCTGGCGCGCGACGCGGCCTACCTGCTGCGGCCCGACGGGTACGTCGGGATGGCGGTCCCGCACGGGGCGCCGCAGGCGTTGACCGCGTATGTCGAGCAGCACGGCTTGCGGTTCGGGCGCGATTGAGCGGCGCGCATGAGGATGAAGCCGGTTGCCGGGCGCGTCGCCGTCAAGCCGGCGAGCCAGGCTGCGAGCGCGTGCCGGCGCCGCGCGAATCCCATGTCGCCTCTCATGCCGCCGTTGGCCCGCAGCACCTCGCCGGTCGTGAAGCTCGCCTTCCCCGACGCGACGCAGGCGATTGCGTCCGCAATCACTTCCGGCGTTCCCGCGCGGCCGGGCGGCGCCGTGGCGAGCAACGCCGGCTTGCCCGCTTCGAAGCCCGTTATCCGGTCGAGCATGTCCGTCGGTATGGGACCCGGAGCCGCCGCCTTGGCGCGAATCCCCGACGCCGCCACCCCGAGCGCGGCGGATCTCGTGCGGCCCTCGAGCGGGCGTGCTTGCTGGCGACATGGAGCGCGTTGCGCGGCGCATCGCGAATTCCCGTCCGGAACGACACGCCGACGATGCTGCCGCTGCCCCGGGCCGCCATGGTGCGGATCTCGTGCTTCAGCGCGAGCCAGGTGCCGCGCACGTTGGCATCGGACGGGCGGATATTGAGCGACGCTCTGTCCGGCGATGGACGCCGGATCGCCTTCGCAGCCCGCGCGGTTCACCGCGATGTCCAGACGGCGGACACGGTCGACCCCGACGGGCAGATCGTCCGCATCCCGCGGCACGAGCAACACGACGACACGGAGCAGACGTTCCATCGCCGGCGAAGCAAATCCGGCGGCATGGACGTGCCCGAAGTCGGTCGACTCAAGGAACGCGAATCCGGCAATGCTCGCCTCGAGCGACTGATCGCCGGGCAACCGCTGGTGATCGACAGCCTGAAGGAATTCAGCTGAAAAAATGACGACCCCGGCGGGCCGGCGTGGCGCGCCGAGAGGTCCCGGCCCGACGAGGCCATCGCAACGCGAGGCATGTCGTTGCCCGGGGCCGAGTCGCCGAGTGCGGGCCTGTCTCCCGGCGCGCTGCCCCGTGTTTGCCGATCCCGTGATTTCCTCTGCTGGCTCCCGACTCGGCAGCGGCGGCAAATCCGCCATCCGCTCCCCGGGGGAGGCAGGTTTGCCTCGGCGGAGCGGTTTCACGTCGGCGCCGACACGAATCCGGCCGGTACCTTGCGGAATTACGCATTCGCCGGCCACCAGAACGCCTTCACGGACGGCAGCGTGAAGCATCCCGGCAGCGGCGTCATTTACAGCCGATTGTGGGGAGGCGCTACGTTCCGCAGTTGAAGATCGACCATCTTTTCCGATCCAGCCAGCGGTTGGACCCGGCCATGATCTCGCCGACCGGGGCAAAGCCGTGCGATGCTCCCGTCGCACCTCGACATGCGGCACACGGCTGCTTCGCCCCGCATCCGCCAGGCGAAGCAGCCGCCTCAGCGTTTCGCCACCTCGCCGTCGTTGGCGTCGGGCGGCACGTCGAGCCCGCCCGCGAACGCCGTGTACACGTCGACGACACGACGCGACAGCGTGTAGCTCGACTCGGTGTACGCCTGCGCCGACTGCAGGCGCGTGCGCTGCACGTCGAGCCAGTCGAGCAGGTCGATGCGCCCGGCGCGATACTGCGCGTCCGCCAGCGCCTCGGCCTGGGCCGCGTCGCGATCGGCCTCGCGCAGCGCGCCGTTGCGCGCCGCCTCGTGCAGATACGCGTCGAGCGCGACGTCGGCCTCCTCGAGCGCCGCGGTCACGGCGCGGTCGTAGTCGGCCAGCGCCGCGTCGGCCCGCGCGCCGGCGGCCCGCACCCGCGCGCGCAGCGCGCCGCCGTCGAGGAACTGCCAGCTCAGCGCGGCACCGCCGCTCCACAGCTTCGAGGCCGTCTCGTACAGCTGGTTCGGCGACAGCGCGCCGAGCCCGAGCAGCCCGGACAGCGAGATGCGCGGATACAGGTCCGCGCTCGCCACGCCGATCCGCGCGGTCTGCGCCGCGAGGCGCCGCTCCGCCTCGCGCACGTCCGGGCGCCGGCCGATCAGGCCCGCCGGATCGTCGGCCAGCACGAAGCCGGGCGCGCGTACCGGCACCGGCCGCTCGAGCGCGAGAATCTCGGGCGCGTCGAGCGGCAGCGCCGTGAGTGTGGCGAGCCGGTCGCGCCTGGCGCGAACCCGCGCGGCCAGCGGCTCGAGGCGCGCCTCCACGTCGGCGGCCTGGCCGGCGGCACGCACCACGTCGAGACGGCCGACGCGTCCGACACGCTCGCGCGCCGCCACCAGCGTCGCGATGCGCCGCGCCAGTTCGCGCTCGCGCGCAACCTCGGCGTATTGCTGCTGCGCCTCGCGCAGATCGAGGTAGGCCATGGCCACCTGCGCCACCACCAGCCGGCGCAGGTCGTCGCGCGCGTCCGCACTCGCCTGCGCGTCGGCGCGCGCGGCCTCGATGCCGCGCCGGATCCGGCCGAACAGATCGAGCTCCCAGTCGATGCCCGCGCTTGCCAGCGTCGGGCTGCCTACCTCGGGCACGCCGGTGTTGCTGGTCAGCGTCGAGGTCCGCGCTCGCGCGATCGAGGCCCCCGCCGACAACTCGGGCAGCCCGGCCGAGCGCGCCTCGGCCACGCCGGCCAGCGCGGCGGCGTAGTTCGCCTCGGTGGCGCGCAGGTCGTAGTTGGCCCGCCACGCGCGCGCGACGAAGCGGTTCAGCGCGGCATCGTCGAAGTCGGTCCACCACCGCGTGACGGGCACGCCGGGTTGAATCGAGGCGGTGCCGCCGACGGCGCCGTTCGCCACCGCGGCGACCGGCGTGGACGACGGCAGTCGCGCGAGCCGCGCGGTGTCGGGCAGGCCGCGGTGATAGTCGGGCCCCACGGTGCAGCCCGTCAGCGTGCCGAGCAGGCCGGCCGCCGTCATGATCGTGACGATGCGTTTCATGCCGCGCCCCCGGTCGAAGCATCGCGCCCCGTCACCGGCCGCCGGCGCGCGGCGAGCTGCCTTGCCAGCAGGAAGAACAGCGGCGTGAAGACGAGCCCGAACGCCGTCACGCCGATCATGCCGGCGAACACGGCGGTACCCATCGCCTGCCGCATCTCGGCGCCCGCGCCGGTGGCGAACACCAGCGGCACGGCGCCGAGGATGAAGGCGAGGGAAGTCATCAGGATCGGCCGGAGGCGAACCCGGGCCGCGCGGATCGCGGCGTCGGCGGCGGACGCGCCGTCGCGTTGCGCCTGCACGGCGAATTCGACGATCAGGATCGCGTTCTTGGCGGCAAGTCCGATCAGCACGATGAAACCCACCTCGGTGAGAATGTTGACGTCCATGCCGCGCAGGCTCACGCCGACCAGGGCGGCCAGCAGGCACATCGGCACGATCAGGATCACGCTTGCCGGCAGCGTCCAGCTCTCGTAGAGCGCGGCCAGCAGCAGGTAGACGAACGTCACGGCCAGCGTGCCGGCGATCCAGGTGGTGTCGCCGGCCAGTTTCTCCTGCAGTGCCAGCTCGGTCCACTCGTAGTCGTAGCCGTCCGGCAGCGTGTTCGCGAGCACGCGCTCCATCGCCGCGAGCGCCTGCCCGGTCGAATACCCGGGCGCCGCCACGCCCTGCACCTCGGCACCGGGGAACAGGTCGTAGCGCGCCACGCGGAACGGCGTGGTAACCGGCCGGAAGCTCGCGAGGCTGCCGAGCGGCACCATGGCGCCGCTGTCCGAACGCGTGCGCAACGTCGCGAGGTCGCCGATCTCGCGGCGGTACGCCTGATCGGCCTCGATGTCGACCTGATAGGTGCGGCCGTACAGGTTGAAGTCGTTGACATAGAACGCGCCGAGATAGCCGGACAGCATGCTGTTGACGCGGTCGAGCGGCACGCCGAGCAGTTGCGCCCGCACCGGATCGACGTCGGCGAATACGCCGGGCGCGCCGGCGTTGTACGGCGAGAACACGTTGGCCACTGCCGCTTCGTGGCTCGCCGCAGCCGTCACGGCCTGCACCACGTGCTGCAGCCCGGCGGCCCCATGCCCCTGGCGGTCGCGCACGAACAGCTTGAAACCGCCGCCGGTGCCGATGCCGGCCACCGCGGGCGGCGGCAGCACCAGCACGCGCGCCGTGCCGATCGGCGCCAGCGCGTGCCGGATCGCCGCCAACATGTGGCCGCCGTCGAGCCCGCGGCTGGCGCGTGCCTCGAAGTCGTCGAACACCACGAACACCACCGCCGCGTTGGGCGCGGTCGTGAAGGTAGCGCCGTCGGTCCCCGAGATCGCCGAGGTGTGGCGCACGCCGGGCAGCACGTCGAGGCGCCGGGATACGTCGCGCGCGACGTCGGTGGTGCGTGCGAGCGTGGCGCCCGGCGGCAGCTGGATCGAGACGATCGCATAGCCGCGATCCACCGGCGGCACGAAGCCGTGCGGCGTCACGTCGAGGCGCCACACGGTCAGCCCGATCAGCCCGGCGTAGACGAGCAGCAGGAATCCGCGGCGGCCGAACGTGAGTGTCACCAGGCGCGTGTAACGCCCGGCCAGCGCCGCGAAGCCCCGATCGAACCCGGCCAGCGCGGCGGCGATGCGGCCCGGCCGGTGCTGGCCGTGCGAGGCGGAGAACAGCAGCGCGGCCAGCGCCGGCGACAGCGTCAGCGAGACGAATGCCGACAGCGCGGTGGCCAGCGCGATGGTCACCGCGAACTGCCGGAAGAACAGGCCCGGAATTCCCGAGATGAACGCGGCCGGCACGAACACCGCGATCAGCACGAGCGCGATCGCGATCACCGCGATGCCAACCTCGGCCATGCCGCGATGCGCGGCGGCGCGCGGCGTCAGGCCCTCGGCGATGTGCCGCTCGATGTTCTCCACCACCACGATCGCGTCGTCCACCACGATGCCGATCGCGAGCACCATGCCGAACAGCGAGAGGTTGTTGATCGCGACCCCGAACAGCGGCATCAGCGCAAGCGTGCCGATCAGCGAGATCGGGATCGCCAGGATCGGGATGATCGCGGCGCGCCAGGTCTTGAGGAACACGATCACGGCCAGCGCCACCAGCACGGTGGCCTCCAGCAGCGTGTGCAACACGTTGTGGATGGAGGTGCGCACGAAGGCGGTGGGATTGTAGTACGCGTGATATTCGAGATCGCTCGGGAAGCGCGCCTTCATGGCGTCGAGTGTCGCGATGATCGCGTCGGCGGTGGCCAGCGCGTTCGATCCCGGCTTCTGCGAGATGCCGATGTCGACCGTCGTGCCGCCGTCGAGCAGCGTGTCGCTGCCGTAGTCTTGCGCGCCTAGTTCCACGCGGGCCACGTCGCGCAGCCGCACCACGGCGGTGTTGCCGGCGTCGTCGCGGGTGGCGCGGACCACGATGTCGGCGAACGCGTCGGTGTCGCGCAGCCGCCCGCGTGTCAGCACCTGCAGCTGGTAGGCGCCGCCCGTGCCGCTCGGCGGCGTGTTGAGCGTGCCCGGCGAGACTTGCGCGTTGGCGCGCCGGATCGCGTCGATCACGTCGTCGACGCTGATCGCGCGCTCGGCCAGCCGGCCCGGATCGAGCCAGACGCGCAGCGCGTAGTCGCGCTGCCCGCGCAGGTACACATCGCCCACCCCGTCGATGCGTGCCAGCGCGTCGCGAATGTCGAGCGTCGCGTAGTTCGACAGATACTGCTGGGAGAGCGTGCCGTGTGGCGAGACCAGGTAGACCACCATCATCAGGTCGGGAGAGGTCTTCCGGACCTTGAGCCCGATCTGCCGGACCTGCTGCGGCAGGCGCGCCTCGGCCACCGCCACGCGGTTCTGCACCAGCGGCGCCACCGCATCGACGTCGGTGCCGGTGCGGAACACCACGCTGATCGTGACGTTGCCGTCGCCGGTGGACTGCGAACTCATGTAGAGCATGCCGTCCACGCCGTTGACCTCCTGCTCGATCGGCGTGGCCACGGTGTCGGCGATCACCTCGGCCGAGGCGCCCGGATAGGACGCCTGGATCGTCACCGTGGGCGGCACGATCTCGGGGAATTCGGACACCGGAAGCCGCGTGCCGGCCACCGCGCCGACCAGCACCAGCAGGATCGAGCAGACCGCCGCGAACACGGGGCGGTCGATGAAGAAGCTGGAGAAACGCATGGTGCTCACTTGCCTCCCGGTGCGGCCGCCTGGCCGACCTTGACCGTATCGCCGGGCCGCACCTTCGCGAGGCCGTCGACGATCACGCGATCGTGCGGCGCGAGCCCGGCGAGCACGATGCGGCGCGTGCCGTCCAGCGCACCGGGCACCACCGGGCGCGGCTCCACCTTCGAGTCAGCGTCGACCACCAGCACGAAGCGCCGGCTCTGGTCACTGAGGATTGCCGCGTCGGGCACGCTGGCGGCGCTCGTCGGCTGGCCGAGCGGCAGGCGCACGCGCGCGAACAGCCCCGGCAGCAGCACGTGATCGGGATTGGGGAGCACCGCACGCAGCCGGATCGTGCCGGAATCGCGGTCCTCCTCGTTGTTGGCGAATTCGAGCGTGGCGCGGCGCGGCCAGCCCGTTTCGTCGCCGATCTCGACGGGCAGCGTCAGGCGGTGCGCCGGCAGCCCGGCGCGCGCGAGGCGCTGGTAGTCGGCCTCGGTCACGTCGAACGTGATGCGAATCGGGTCGAGCGTGACGATCGTGGCGAGCAGCGTGCCTTGTCCGCTGCCTCCGCTCACGAAGTTGCCGACGTCGACGCGGCGGTCCGACAGCAGCCCGTCGATCGGCGCGGTGACGTGGGTGTAGGACAGATCGAGCGTGGTGGCCTTTAACCGGGCGGCCGCCACCGCCACCTCGGCGTCGGCGCCGGCGGCGTCGGCCGTGCTCTGCTGCACGGCCTCGATGCTGACCGCGCCGGCCTGGCGCAACTGGCCGTCGCGCCCGGACTTCTGCCGTGCGAGCGTCTGGCGCGCCTGCGCCGCGCGCAGGTTGCCGGCGTCGCGATCGCGCGCGGCCTCGAAGGTGGCGGGATCGAGATCGAACAGCGGCGCGCCGGCGCGCACCGGCTCGCCGTCGCGAAAGCGGATCGCCTGCAGATAGCCCGACACGCGCGCGCGCAGCATGACCTTCTGCACCGCCTCGAGCCGCCCCGTGTAGATCGACTCTGCCTGGGTCGGCGCGAACATCGGTTCGACCACCTGCACGATCGGTATCGGCCGGCTCTCGGCCGGCGGCTTCGGCGAGCAGCCGGCCAGTAGCGCCGCGCCGACCAGCGCGGTCGCGACGTGTCGCGCGAGGGGCGCGGCGCGTGGGCGGACGCGAGCGCCGGCGCGCGGTGGCCGGCCTCGCGCCGGCGTCGGTCGGGAGGGTGCCGACGGTGCTGCCCCGTCGCCGGCAAGCGCGGCGCCGTGGCGCCGCAGGGTGGTCTTCATGTTGGCTGTCTCCGGATACGGGCTCGATCGCCTGGCGGCCCGCAATGGCGCGGCACGGCCTGAAACGTCGTGGCGTGACCGGCGCGCGGCCACCTCGCGATCGGGCACCGGGTCGTTCAGTGGATTCGGTCGCGCGCGTTCGTGCGGCCGGCGATGCGTCCTGGCGCACGATGCGATGGCGGGATGTAGGGTTTTTGCTTAGTCATGCTATTCATTACACGCACTGCGGGTGATCCGCTGGATGGAAAAGAGTCCGGTCCGAGGCGGGCCGTCGGTCGAGCCGGACGAGGCGGCGTTGGCAGCGCCCGGTCCGGTCGGCTGCCGTCGTGCCTGATTCGGTCCGGTCAAGGATAAGATCGATCCGGCCGGCTTTCAATTCGCATTCGGGGTGCCGACGGCGGTGGCGCGCGGCCGCTTCCGGGGCGACGCGAAGCCTTGCGCCGCAACGCTCATGCGCGTTGCGGCCGCCGCTCGTCGGCGGCGCGCGCGGCGGCGCCCGGCGTGCCTGCTCGCATTTCCGAGGCCGGATGCGGCGCTGGCGAGGCCCGTGCCTGACATGATTCGACATCAAGTTTTACAGTCGCCAAATTTGGCCGCCTTCGATTCTGTGTAAGCTGCTTCCCGGTATCGGCTCGCAGTCCGTACGCCGGTCGCGCGTGGAGATCCACCCGGCCCGCGGCTCGCGGCTCGATGGCGCCGAACCATCCTGTATCGCCGCATTCGCCCGTCAAGCGCACACCCATGTCAAGAGATCCGACCTCGCCTCCCGAACCACTTCGCGACCGCATCCTCGTGCTCGACGACGAAACCGAGATCCGCCAGATGCTGCAGCGCTATCTCATCGCGCAGGGCTTCGAGGTGCGCGCGGTCAAGGACGGCATGCAACTCGACGCGTGCCTGGAGCGGCAGCCGTACGACCTGCTGGTGCTCGACATCATGATGCCGAAGGAGGACGGGTTGGCGGTGTGCCGGCGCCTGCGCGCGCAAGGTCAGACGATTCCGATCCTGATGCTGACCGCGCGCGGCGATCCCGTGGATCGCGTGATGGGGCTCGAGATGGGCGCCGACGATTACCTCGCCAAGCCGTTCGTGCCGAGTGAGCTGGTCGCGCGCATCCGCGCGATGCTGCGGCGCAGGACGCTCCTGCTGCGCCAGGCCGGGCAGCTCGGCGGCATCGTCGCCGACGCCGACGCGCCGGCGCTGCGCTTCGGTCCCTATCGGCTCGACGTGCGCCGCCAGGAGCTGTTCCGCGACGCGAGCCTCCTCGAGATCGGCTCGGCGGAAATGCGCCTGCTGTGCGCGCTCGCGTCGGCGCCGAATCGCCCGCAGAGCCGGGACAGCCTGCTCGAGCGCGCGAGGGGCCGTGAATACGGCGCGCTGTTGCGCAGCGTCGACGTGCAGGTGCTGCGCCTCAGGCAGATGCTCGAGGACGACGCGTCCAAGCCGCGCCACATTCGCACCGTGTGGGGCGTCGGCTACATGTTGATAGCCGAATACGAGGCGTCATGAGCCCGTGGCCGAGGTCCCTGCTGGGACGGAACTTCCTGCTGCTGGTGGCGCTGGCGCTGGCCAGCCAGGCCGCCGTCATCACCGTGTTCCTGACCTTCATCCAGAAGCCGCGGATCGACGATGCCGCGTCCCTCGTGGCCTCGCAGATCGTCGCCATGCAGAAGCTGCTGGCCGCCCTGCCTGAGCACGAGCGCAGCCGCGAACTGCTGGGGCTGAACGGCATCCCGCAGGAGGCGGTGCCGTTCGAGCGGATGCGCGGCGAGCCGCCGTCGGGCTATGTGCTGCACGTGTTCTTCGAGGGTCTCGAGGCGCGGCTGCCGCCCGACACGACGATTCGCTGGGAACGCGAGGGCGAGCGTCGTTTCTGGGTACGGCTGAACGTCGGTGGCCGCTACGACTGGGTGATGTGGCATCCGGGCTCGGCGGTCGCCCACGTGCTGCCATGGGGTTTGATCTGCCTGTTGCTGACGGTGGCGACGGTACCCGTGCTCGGTGCCTATTTGATGCACCGTCCGGTGGACGCCGCATTGCGGCGCCTGGCGCGCGCGGCGGCCACCGTCGAGCGCGGCGAATGGCCCGACGCGGTGCCCGTGACGGGACCGCGCGAGCTCGCCACGGTGGCCGAAGCGTTCAACCGGATGGTCGCCGTGCTCGCCGATCTCGAGGCTACGCGCACGGAGATGCTGGCGGGCATTTCGCACGACATCCGCACGCCGCTGACCAAGCTGCGCCTCGTGGTGGCCGCGCCGGACGCGTTCGAGGCAGCGCAGGCCAGCGCGGAGCGCTTCATTCAGGATATCGACATGATCGTGCAGCAGTTCATCGATTTCGCGCGCGGCTGGAACGACGAGGCGGTCGTCGCCTGCGACCTGAACGAACTGATCTCGCAGCTCGCCGCCGACTACACCGGTCTCGGGCATTCGTTCGAGGCATCGCTGGAACCGCTGCCGCCGATTCCGGTGCGCCAGATCAGCCTGCAGCGCCTGTTGATGAACCTGATGCAGAACGCGGTCGTGTACGGCCGCACCGGGCTCGCCGTGCGCACCCGCGCCGAGCCGGGATGGGCGATCGTGTGCGTCGAGGATCGCGGCCCGGGCGTGCCCGATGCGATGCTGCCGCTGATCATGCAACCGTTTCGGCGCGGCACGCAGGACAGCGGGAAGGGCGGCACGGGCCTCGGTCTCGCGATCGTGGCGCGCATCGCCTCGCAACATGGCGGCCGCCTCGAACTGTCGGCCAACCGCCCGCACGGCCTGATTGCCACGGTTCGGCTTCCGCTCGCGCCGCCGCGCGCGAGCGGCGCGCGTCTGCGCGTTCCC
This window encodes:
- a CDS encoding aminotransferase class I/II-fold pyridoxal phosphate-dependent enzyme: MLDTLRFAPRATELQPFRTLHLLSRAKELIAAGRDIIRLDVGEPDFGTPAPVLAAARRAIEAGTGRYTEAVGRPLLRAAIADFYRRKYGVSIDARRIIVTTGSSAGLMLIMAGFVGAGETLLSAVPGYPSHPVFASVVNGDIVGVKASQSGALWASASEYEEAWSARTRGILVGSPSNPTGTVIPWDSARSLMDLSARRGGLYISEELYHGLNDGSRERSALEHSDDAFVVNSFSKYYAMTGWRLGWIVVPERVVDRCEMLAQHLYLSPPDISQAAALACFTDEVDEIAARRRTELEARRDDDADDARRMRLRDRLSARRGIVRVRRCRPIHRRQLSILPAPA
- a CDS encoding TetR/AcrR family transcriptional regulator; the encoded protein is MEQETSRPPRKRRKEARPSEIIEAATRVFAGHGYAGTRLDEVARHAGVAKGTLYRYFETKEDLFRAVARDAFAANLGGMEAAATGSAMPLRELVPMLLRAVAQTATGSDVPAIARMVISESRKFPDLARIWHDNVVARVLDLLADVLTERQKRGEVRRGDARLQALSIVGPMIMAILFREVFADDSALRPDLDALAASHAETVVCGLLEPAGGRGGGA
- a CDS encoding FAD-dependent monooxygenase, which produces MTQADVLIVGAGPTGLVLAIWLTKQGIPVRIVDKRRGPGETSRAMAVQARTLELYRQLDIADEVVAAGYKTPAMNMWARGKRKARIALTDAGEDISPYPFVLVFPQDKHERLLLARLRSLGVEVERETELVGFEAHDEHVVATLRTPDGREQTCQARFLAGCDGARSTIRHATGSSFEGGTYKQIFYVADVEASGVEPAGEAHIAFDKSDFVLVMAYGEPNRYRLIGTVQGEPATDPERLSFDDVGHRAIEGLGLEVAGVNWFSTYHVHHRVTERFRHGRVFLLGDAAHVHSPAGGQGMNTGIVDAINLAWKLSAVLKDQAPDALLDSYDTERRAFAHKLVETTDRVFSFATAEGGFADFVRTRIAPVFASVAYELDSVRDYMFRVVSQTMLDYRDGPLGSGLAGKVGGGDRLPFVRFEAGDNYGSLTRIAWQVHVYGAPSDELRHWCDSRGIALHAFAWVDAFGEAGLARDAAYLLRPDGYVGMAVPHGAPQALTAYVEQHGLRFGRD
- a CDS encoding SDR family oxidoreductase, whose amino-acid sequence is MAGQSVAQYPPVRCQRARHLARAEARDPHHGGPGQRQHRRRVVPDGNSRCAAQRAPCRQQARPLEGRTRSAALGVAASGIRAKAAAPGPIPTDMLDRITGFEAGKPALLATAPPGRAGTPEVIADAIACVASGKASFTTGEVLRANGGMRGDMGFARRRHALAAWLAGLTATRPATGFILMRAAQSRPNRKPCCSTYAVNACGAPCGTAIPTYPSGRSR
- a CDS encoding efflux transporter outer membrane subunit; translated protein: MKRIVTIMTAAGLLGTLTGCTVGPDYHRGLPDTARLARLPSSTPVAAVANGAVGGTASIQPGVPVTRWWTDFDDAALNRFVARAWRANYDLRATEANYAAALAGVAEARSAGLPELSAGASIARARTSTLTSNTGVPEVGSPTLASAGIDWELDLFGRIRRGIEAARADAQASADARDDLRRLVVAQVAMAYLDLREAQQQYAEVARERELARRIATLVAARERVGRVGRLDVVRAAGQAADVEARLEPLAARVRARRDRLATLTALPLDAPEILALERPVPVRAPGFVLADDPAGLIGRRPDVREAERRLAAQTARIGVASADLYPRISLSGLLGLGALSPNQLYETASKLWSGGAALSWQFLDGGALRARVRAAGARADAALADYDRAVTAALEEADVALDAYLHEAARNGALREADRDAAQAEALADAQYRAGRIDLLDWLDVQRTRLQSAQAYTESSYTLSRRVVDVYTAFAGGLDVPPDANDGEVAKR